Proteins from a single region of Antechinus flavipes isolate AdamAnt ecotype Samford, QLD, Australia chromosome 2, AdamAnt_v2, whole genome shotgun sequence:
- the GINS2 gene encoding DNA replication complex GINS protein PSF2 isoform X1: MDSAEVEFLAEKEMVTIIPNFSLDKIYLIGGDLGPFNPGLPVQVPLWLAMNLKQRQKCRVVPPEWMDVEKLEEIRDQERKEETFTPMPNPYYMELTKLLLNHASDNIPKADEIRTLIKDMWDTRIAKLRVSADSFVKQQEAHAKLDNLTLMEINTTGAFLTEALNHMYKLRTNLHPAESAQSQDF; this comes from the exons ATGGACTCGGCCGAGGTGGAATTCCTGGCCGAGAAGGAGATGGTCACCATCATCCCTAATTTCAGCCTGGATAAGATCTACCTCATCGGG GGAGATCTGGGACCCTTTAATCCCGGCTTACCTGTGCAGGTCCCGCTTTGGCTGGCGATGAActtgaaacagagacagaaatgtcGAGTGGTTCCTCCTGAGTGGATGGACGTGG aaaaattggaGGAGATACGAGatcaagagagaaaggaggaaacatTTACTCCAATGCCTAATCCTTATTACATGGAACTTACCAAATTATTGTTAAATCA TGCTTCAGATAACATCCCCAAAGCAGATGAGATCCGGACCCTAATTAAAGACATGTGGGACACTCGTATAGCTAAACTCCGAGTATCTGCAGACAGTTTTGTCAAACAGCAGGAAGCACATGCCAAg cTGGATAACTTAACCTTGATGGAGATCAACACTACAGGAGCATTTCTCACAGAAGCCTTAAATCATATGTATAAACTTCGCACAAATCTCCATCCTGCAGAGAGTGCTCAGTCTCAGGACTTTTAG
- the GINS2 gene encoding DNA replication complex GINS protein PSF2 isoform X2, producing MDSAEVEFLAEKEMVTIIPNFSLDKIYLIGVIGFWGPPGSPHPADSVSSDMPRGPQFLPSPPRPPSLSAPQPPRTFVPCLCAPPPFPIFGSHPQDPVPGLGLLRSAPLPVVPEILLRLISVPVSFALPSPPLQVRADFLRGPASSRGRGAFPLLTPR from the exons ATGGACTCGGCCGAGGTGGAATTCCTGGCCGAGAAGGAGATGGTCACCATCATCCCTAATTTCAGCCTGGATAAGATCTACCTCATCGGGGTAATCGGATTCTGGGGACCTCCGGGGTCTCCCCACCCCGCGGACTCAGTATCCTCCGACATGCCCCGCGGGCCTcagttcctcccctcccctccgcGTCCCCCGAGCCTCTCAGCCCCGCAGCCTCCCAGGACCTTCGTCCCCTGTCTTTGCGCCCCTCCCCCGTTCCCCATCTTCGGTTCTCATCCCCAGGACCCTGTGCCCGGACTCGGGCTTCTCCGCTCTGCGCCTCTCCCTGTC GTCCCTGAAATCCTCCTCCGCCtcatctctgtccctgtctctttcgccctcccctcccccccattacaGGTCCGGGCAGACTTCCTAAGGGGACCTGCCAGCAGCCGGGGCAGGGGAGCCTTTCCCCTTCTAACCCCGCGGTGA